The window AGAACCAAATGAACTTAAAGAGATGATAAGCTCTTTTTTAGATGAAGTAGAGGCTAAGTCAAAAGAGAGGCCTATTGCATTAATAGAGCCTCATGCAGGCCTAGCTTGGTCTGGACAGACAGCTGCTTATGGATACAAAGAACTGTTATCCAGAGAGATTAAATATGTATTTATACTTGGTCCAGCTCACAGATTTGACA of the Candidatus Kaelpia aquatica genome contains:
- the amrB gene encoding AmmeMemoRadiSam system protein B — encoded protein: MVKEADAKTLNSSCSGWYPEEPNELKEMISSFLDEVEAKSKERPIALIEPHAGLAWSGQTAAYGYKELLSREIKYVFILGPAHRFD